The window TAGGGGACCGGGCCCTCGAAGTCGGCCGACAGGGCCGTGTCGCCGTGGGCGTGCGGCTCCGCGGGGGCCGGCAGGAGCAGATGGCCGCCGAGATCCACCCGGGTGGCGGGCGCCCCGGACGCGGCGGGCCCCGCGCCCAGGCTGCCGGCCGTGCCGACCGCCTCGATGCGCCCGCCGCCCAGCCGTACGTCCACCACACGGCCGTCGGTCAGCCGCGCCCCGCACAGCAGCAGGGCGCCTGCCTCGTCCGGGCCGGACGGCGGGCCGGAGGAGGAGTGGGACGGCTGCGGCTGGCTGTCGGGCATCGCACTCTCCCGGTGGCTCGACGACGGCTGCGCGGTGACGCACATGGGGAGGAACAGCAGGGGACACAAGATCACGCAGAGTGAGACGAGCCTAGGCGGGCCGCCCCGCCCCGTCGCGGAGGAGCGCAATAGTCGTACCGGTGTGGTGCGGCTGCCGGGGGGACGCCGGGGAGGCCGGTGGCGAAGGGGCGTACGGGGCTCACGTGGCCTGGGGAAACGGCATGGACGCGGGCTCCGGGCGAGCGCCGGACGGCTCCCGCAAGATCCCCGCGCGACCGGTGGACGGCCCATGGACGCGGGCGCGGAAACGGATTTGGGCGATCGGCGGTGGGGCGTGTAATGTCTTCATCGCTCGCCCCAATAGCTCAGTCGGTAGAGCGTCTCCATGGTAAGGAGAAGGTCTACGGTTCGATTCCGTATTGGGGCTCTGGTGTGAAAGGTTCCCGCCGCGAGGCGGGAACCGATCGCATCACAGCGGTGTAGCTCAGTCGGTAGAGCAAGCGGCTCATAATCGCTGTGTCACCGGTTCAAGTCCGGTCACCGCTACTGACGGTAGCCGATTGCGGGGTCGGTCCTTCGATCGGCTACTCTTTTATGCGTTCAACCCTGTCCCATCCGTTCGTCAAGGAGCACTCACGTGGCTGCCACCGACGTCCGCCCGAAGATCACGCTGGCCTGCGTGGAGTGCAAGGAGCGGAACTACATCACCAAGAAGAACCGGCGTAACAACCCGGACCGACTGGAGATGAAGAAGCACTGCCCGCGTTGCAATGCGCACACCGCGCACCGCGAAACGCGATAAATCAGGCTCGTACACGAGGCCGTCCCCGAGAGATCGGGGGCGGCCTCGCGTCGTTGCACCACCCGTACCGGTCAGTACCGCCGTATCGGTACCGCCGTAT is drawn from Streptomyces bottropensis ATCC 25435 and contains these coding sequences:
- the rpmG gene encoding 50S ribosomal protein L33 → MAATDVRPKITLACVECKERNYITKKNRRNNPDRLEMKKHCPRCNAHTAHRETR